TAAAGGCAAACGAAGTTTAAAGCCACGAATTTGAATATCTCCTTCTTGTAAAATATTAAAAAGTGCCACCTGAATTCTTGCTTGAAGGTCAGGAAGCTCATTAATTACAAAAATACAACGGTGTGAACGTGGAATAAGTCCAAAATTAATAACTCGTTCATCTGAATAATTGAGTTTTAAATTTGCTGCACGAATAGGATCGACATCACCAATCAAATCTGACACAGTAACATCAGGAGTAGCTAATTTTTCTGTATAGCGTTCATTTCTGTGTAACCATTCTATTTCTGTTGAATCTCCTTTTTCAGCTATCAAATCTTTTGCAAAGCGAGAAAGAGGACTAAAAGGGTCGTCATTGAGTTCAGAACCTTTCACAAAAGGAATATATTCATCTAAAAGACCAACCATAAGGCGAGCAATACGTGTTTTTGCCTGTCCACGAAGTCCTAAAAGATTGATGTTATGGCGAGAAAGAATAGCTCTTTCTATATCTGGAATAACTGTTTCTTCATATCCATAAATTCCTTCAAATGGATTTCCATTGTTTTGTAGACTATTAATTAGATTATCTCTTAATTCTTCTTTTATCGTTTTGGACTGATAACCTGCATTTTTGAGGTCTTGAATAGTTTTGAGTTCTAAAAGCTGATTGCTTTTGAGTTCGTTATAAGCCATAAATTTTTTATAGATTTTTGTTTAAAAAAACACCAAACTGTATTTTTTTTAATGGTATGTAAATCTTTGCTTTAAAACTCTAAGAACTACTTGTCTTTAAAATAGTTTAGACAAAATTTTACAAAAAAAATCCTATTAAAAATTAATTTAATAGGATTTTGTATTTTATCTTATAAAAAATACCGAAATATCAGATTTGAAGATTACTTGATAAATCCACCACGGATTCCATTCAATAATGCGCCAAGTTCAGCAGCATGTTTGTCGCTCATTGTAAAAGTAGTAGTAGAAGTGCTTTTTGTTACAGGACCATCTTCAGTAATTACTGTGTCTGATGTTCCTTCAACAGTTTCTTCTTTTACATTACGATATACTTTTTGTACTTCTTTAAGTTGTGCAATAAGTGTATTGAATTTAGGCTGTGTTTTGTGTGCATCTAAAGCCATCATAAGACGATCAAGAACTAATTTTTGTTCTGCCAAACGCTCTTTCAATTTAGCATTCTTGGTCTTTTTGTGCATATCAGCAAGTAAGTGAGTAGATTCTATCCAACCACCTGTTACAAACAAAACGCTCAAATGCTCACGTTTTTCAGTTTGAAGTTGCTCATTGATATCTTGCAAGTTGCGAGTTGAGCTACGAATAAGTTCTTCTAAATTATCGCTATTAGAAGTAAGTTCTTTCAATGTTTCAGCGTCAAAGAATTGTCCGATATTAAGACCATTTGCAAGTTCTTTGATAGCAGAAAGATAATCTAATACATCTTGATTTTTGTTATAAATACTTGCGAAACCTAAGTCTGTTCCATAAACACCTAAGTTGAGCGCACGCTCATAACTGTCTGTGTATTTACTAGCAGAAGAAGAGTTTGCAAGCTCACCTTTCACATATTCTGTACCTGTTTCTTTAATAAGAGTGGTAAGTTCTAATGGATTTGGAATAGATTCGATGATTGATTTAATAAAATCATCTTTTGGGCTCATATTCATTGTTGCAGCAGTGCTGAACATCAAGAAAATAACGCCTACAATACCAGCATATACTTTTGTCATAATGGCTATACAGTTTTAAAGTTTAGAATAAAGATTATTTTGGAATTAACTTGTTTTGTTTTAAAAAAAGCTAAACTAATTTAGAGTATTGAATAATATATTTTGATATATTTTAATAAATTCTTAGATTATTTAAAGAGATATATAGCTAATATACAAATACATTACCAACTTTCTGCCTTAATTGAGAAACTACTTGAAAAATATAAAAATAACTGTTTCTTTTTTAGTTTGTTTCTAGCTTTTCTTTCAACTTATTTATTAATTGCTTAATAGAATTTTATGAGTTTTGCTTAATTAAATTTTCAAAGTTATTAGCTATAATACAACTGTCTTGCCAAATAGCAAATTTATTTAAAAAGGTGTGAAATATTCTTTCTATTAAAGATGTAACAGACTTTATTGTCGACAAACTATCAGTATAGAACTATTAAACTAATAGCGAAAAAATTGGCTGATGTATAGTTTTTTGACTAAAAATAAAAAACGTGAAAATCAATACTCTATTCTTTATCTATCTTAGACAAAATCTGAAACTTTTACACCCAGTACAATAATATCATCAGTTTGTTTTTGGTCAGAAATTTTACTCCAAGCCATAACTTCTTCATCTAAAATTTCCATTTGGCGTTGCATTGGTTTTTGATGAATTTCATAAAGTAATTTCTTAAAACGTTTACTTGAAAAAACACGCCCTAGCTCTCCTCCAAATTGGTCTTTGTACCCATCAGAGAAGAGATAAAAAACATCATCTTTTTGAAGCTGAATTTCGTGAGTAGTAAGCTCTAAGTTTTGTAGTTTTCTCTTACGAATTTTACTTACACCACCCAAAGAAGCTCTATCAGCTTTTATTTCTGTAAATTCACCATTTCTAACAAAATACAAAGAACGATGTGCTCCTGAATATTTCATTTTGAGAGTATCTAAATCAACTGTACAAAAGGCGATTTCCATTCCATCTTGACTATTTTCAGAATGCTCATCTTGGTGAAGTACCTTTCTAATATCATAATCTACTTCTTCCAAAACTATAGCAGGTTCTATTTGACCTCCAATAGTTACTACAGTTGTGAGTAAATTATTTCCGAGCATAGACATAAATCCACCTGGAACTCCGTGTCCTGTACAATCTCCAACAGCAAATACCAAATAGTTTTTTCCATCTTTGGTAACTTCATCAAACCAATAAAAATCGCCTGAAACTATATCACGAGGTTTGTAAAGAACAAAAGAATGAGGAAAGTATTTATTAAAAATATTGTGTTCTGGAAGTGTCGAACGTTGAATTCGTTCGGCATAATGAATACTTGAGGTAATAGATTTGTTTTGTTTCTCAATTTCTTTGAAAGCCTCTCCAAGTGCACTATTTTGCATCTCAATTTGGTCTTTTGAAAGTTCAATTTCTACTTTTTGTTCATTAATCTGTATATATTTTGATTCTATGCGCTCATTAATGGCAGCAAGTTCGATGTTAAGCTCATCTTGCTCTCTCATTTTGGCTTTGAGTTTATTTGCCATTTGTCCAAAACTTTGTGCTAGTTTTCCTATTTCATCTCGTGTTTTGATATTTGGAACAGCTTCTAAGTTTCCTTCTCCCATTTCTTTTGCTGATGCTGTTAGGCTTAGAATAGGTTTAGCAAACAGACGAGCTACTACAAAAGCTATTAACGAAGCAACCAAAATAACAAGGGCTAAAGTAACTGCAATTTGTGTACGCAAATCATAGATTGGCTCATAAACTACATCTTCAGGTAAAGCGATTAAAAGAATCCAGTTATTTCCTGCGTAACTTAAATAACCAGTTTCTAATGTATAGAAATAGATTTTATCTCCAAAAAGATGATATTTTACTTTATCATTCTCAGCAAAATAAGTAAGTTGTTTCATATCATGATACTTTTCCTTCAAAACTCCATCAGGATTAGTATTAGAGTATAAAATTGTACCTTCTTTATCTAGTAAGTTAATATCTGCATTTCTCATAAGGGAATCTGTAGCCATAGATTCTTCAAAAATACTATTGATCCAAGATAAGTCTGCACGAGTAACCACTGTACCTACACGAGTTCCGATATCACTTCTCACAACAGCTGCAAAGTGCATTACAGGAATTTGTAGTGAAACAGATGGGGAGATATCCATAGTAACCTCTTGTTGTCCTTGATCTATTTTTTCCCAGTAGGTAGTAAGGTCGTGAGTTTTTCCAACATTTAGGTTACGAGAATCAGCTAAACGAAGACGAGTAGGGTCAAAAAAGGAAATGCTTTTATACATTCCATTTTTAAGTTGTAGTTCTTTAATACGATCAGTTAGTTCTGCTTGACTAATAGACTCATCAGAAAGAATTGGGTCTTGAGAAAGTTGTTGAATATCTGTAACACGCTCATAGATAAAACGATCAATATTACTGATAGCAAAAGAGGATTGTTTTTCGATACGTGCTGTAATTTGCCTTTCTAATGTCTGTCGTGATTCATAATCTACAAAGAAGAAAACTGTTCCTCCTGTAAAAGCAACCATAAATAGACAAAGTAGTACAAGTTTTATATATATATTCATTATTCAAAAAGGCAATATAATAGCAATTTTTGGACGGATTATTCTACAATGCAAAACTGATTAACTAAAAATGAGTAGAAGTATTATTTTATGTTTTGTTCTAGCTTTACTTGAGTTAGGCAAATGACTATGCAATATGCGTATTTTTTCTTAAAAAACACAAAGAATTCCATAAAAATAGAACTTTCATAACCAATAAACAATGGATTGAGGATAAACTTTAAAGCTCTTTCAAGGAAATAGGAATGCATTGTATGTTTAGTATAGTAAAAATTCGTGCCTATTCCCTAAAAAAATATAGTTTTTATACTAAAAGGTTCTATTTTTCGCTCAATTAGCGTATTTTTAGCATTAATAAATAAGAAAATTCATTTTTGTTTCAAATAAATCATTCATTTTATGTCTTTAAATACTCAAAATTTATCTAAAACACCATTAGAATCGTTAATTGAAGCTGAAAAAAAAGCAATTCAGTTATTTTCTGAAATAGAAAAACGAAATCTCATACAAACAGGAAAATCAGAAGAGCAGCTCAGTCAAGAAATTTATGAATTGGCAAATGAAATGTTTGGAACTACTCGCCATTGGCACACACGTATTGTAAGAGCAGGAATAAATACGCTATTACCTTACTATGAAAATCCACCATTGTTGAGATTACAAGAAGATGATATTTTATTTTTAGATTTAGGTCCTATTTTTCAAGAGTGGGAAGCCGATTTAGGAAGAACTTATGTTATTGGAAATAACCCAAAGAAACTCAAACTCAAAAATGATGTAGAAAGTATTTGGAATGAATGCAGAAATTGGTATTTAGATAAAATAGAAAACGAAATTCAAGTAACAGGTGCAGAGCTTTATCAAAAAGCAACAGATTTAGCCAATCAAAACGGTTGGGAGTTTGGAGGAGAAATCGCAGGGCATATTGTCGGACAGTTTCCACACGAAAAACTAGAGCAAGAAGACAAAACACTTTATATCCATCCAGAAAATCATTCTTCTATGTTAAGCAAAGACAAAGATGGAAATACTAGAAACTTTATCCTAGAAATTCATTTAGTAGATAGAGAATTAGGAATTGGTGGGTTTTATGAACAACTGCTTACTGGCAGTTATCAGTAGTGTACTTTACTATTTTTTTGGAACTAATTAGCGAGTAATTTTTATGATGAAACGCAGGATAATACAAAAGACAATTACGTTTTAAAATGCTCTATTTTATTAAAATAATCTGTATAATCAGTAAAATCTGTGTTCCATAAATTTTAGAAATTCGTTTGACTTCTTTTTGATTTACTTTATCAATTAAACATTTCATTTTAGACTCACTTTTTCTTTGATTATTTTTTTGGTTTTGGTTAGAGAAAGCCAATTTTCTAACATTTGCAAACCGTATTCTGTTAGAGCAGCTTCTGGATGAAACTGAATTGCTTTTATGGGAAGTGTTATATAAGAAGATGCCATTAACTCACTATAAAAATATATTTAAGTATAACACTTATTTGTAAACATAATCTATAACTAAGACAGCTCAAAACTAGGTAAAAACAGAGGTTCTAACTTTAAAGAAGATGTTTGTTGAGTAGCATAGTAGTTTTGAATAATTGTTTGAACAAGACGGTGAGCCGAATATTCAAATTTAATTGGTTTTGGATTTTCTTTTTTGAGCCATTTTTCTACTTTATCATATTTTTTTGATTTTATATTCTTCAAAATAGTTGCTCCGACAGCTTCCAATCCTGCTGCATTATAATGTTGTTCGTATTGATTTTTCATTGGAATAATCAATAATTTTTTACCTAAAAAAAGAGCTTCTGCTGGTGCTTCAAAACCTGCTCCACAAACAAAGCCTTTACAGGTTCTCAAACTTTCTGTAAATTTTTCCTTATTAACTGGACGAATATGAGCATTTTCATCTCTATATTCTGTATCTGTGTGTTTAGAAAAAATTTCCCAATCGATATAAAAAAAGTGTTTACAAAACTTCAAAAGCTGTTTTTGGTCGTAAGCAGGAAGATAAATCGTATAATGTTCTTTCGTTTCTGCAACTGCATTACGAATTTCGGAACGTACCAAAGGAGGAAAGACAGTATCAGCCAAAGGCAAAAAATGAAAACCATACCCTTCTGAAGTGGGAGCGTAATTTTTGATTACAAAATCGCCTACTTTATCGCTATGTTTTGGTTTGGGAATATTTGGTAATTTTATAGCTTCTTGGTTGCTAATTCCTATACATTTTTTTCCTTTTAGTTTGCACGCCCAAGCCGAAACAGGTTCAAAATCAGAAAGTATAATATCATATTTTTCGACGGAAAGTGATGTAATTGCTTGTATGAAAGGTTTAAACTTTACTTTTTTGAAAGTATCTATAAAATCTATCCCTCCGTTTTTCCCAAAAGTAAAACTAAGACCTTTAAAATTATAATCTACATCAAAAGGTAATTTGAGTTCGGCAGAAGTTCCACTAATCAAAACATCTACATCAGCATATTTCTTAAAAATCGGAATCAGTTCGCAAGCACGGCTAATATGTCCATTTCCTGTGGCTTGAAGTGCGTAAAGTAAGCGAGGTTTTGAGTGATTATTTTTCATAAATTTTGATTTAAACCCTAAGTATCTTCAGAGACTCTTAATATTTTGTTACTCTTTTATTCAAATTCCTTCAAAAGCTGTTCAAATAAATATTCGTTTGTCAATGGATTTTCTGAAACGATTTTCAAATCTGCTTCTGTTAGATTTTCATCTATTTTATGCACATAAAGCGTCCATTTTTTATCATTATATTCTAAGGCTGTCATGTTTTCTACCCAATCGCCCGAATTTAGATAACATACTTTTTCATTTTCTATTTCTATGTCTTTTATTATGGGCTGGTGAATGTGTCCACAAATCACATAATCATATCCATTTTGAATAGCAATTTCAGCAGCCGTAGTTTCAAAATTATTTTTAGATTTAACAGCCGATTTTACGCTATTTTTAATTTGCTTAGAAAGTGAAATTTTTCCTTTTCCTACTTTTTTAAGAACAGAATTAACTGCTTTATTGAGCAAAATCAGAAAGCCATATCCATCTGCACCCATTTTGGCAATCCATTTGGAATGACGCATCGTAACATCAAATACATCTCCGTGAAAAACCCATGCTTGTTTTCCATCTAATTGTAAAACTACTTTATTGACAATTTTGGCATTCGAAACTCCAAAACCAACAAACTTTCTCATCATTTCGTCATGATTTCCAGTGATATAATAAAGCTGAGTACCTTTACTTATCCAATCCAAAATTTTTTTGACCACTTCTACATGCGAAGTAGGAAAGTATTTTCTACTAAACTGCCATCCATCTATAATATCACCATTCAATACAACTATTTTGGGTTCTATGCTATTCAGATAATCTAAAAGAGGAACAGCTTTTGAGCCATACGTTCCCAAATGTACATCTGAAATAATGACTACTTCTACTTTGCGTTTCATAGTATTTTTTGATTAAATAGACTAAATCTTTTGTTTGGTTATACGATTTATCTATGTGCAAAGTATCGAAAACAAATCAACTCCACTTTATAAAAAAGTGAAGTTGTGATAAAGGTTTTAGAAAAAAAAGGCGTAAATGTGAATAAATAGTGTCTAAAAAAATGACACTCTCTCAAAATAAGAAAGTGTCATTATCAAAAATTATAATTATTTCTTCACAAAGAAATATATTTTCTAAAAATACTGCTGAATTTCTTCTTTCATAAATTGTAGAGAGGCTTCATTTTGAGATATTTCTTTTTCTCCTTGTAGTTCAAAGATACGTCTTGAGAGGTCAAAACCTGTTGCACCTTCAGGAAGCTCTCGGTAGGCTTGATTAATAACTGAAATAAACTCTTCGACAGCACTTTTTATGTATTCCCAAGCTGGTTGGCTAATATAAATTTGTTGTGCTACATTATGGTTAAACTCTTCACGGATAGTAAATAATAAAACTTGATGTAGTTCTACAGCAGACTGTCCTCCTTCTGTAAGACGAGGAATAAGATTATTGACAGAATTTCGCTCTAAAAAAATAGCCATTCTTTCGTACGCCTGTAAGCGAATAGGAAGTGCAATTTCACTATTTTTAGATTTGAGCTGAAGTAAAGATTGA
This is a stretch of genomic DNA from Bernardetia sp. MNP-M8. It encodes these proteins:
- a CDS encoding SpoIIE family protein phosphatase, with the translated sequence MNIYIKLVLLCLFMVAFTGGTVFFFVDYESRQTLERQITARIEKQSSFAISNIDRFIYERVTDIQQLSQDPILSDESISQAELTDRIKELQLKNGMYKSISFFDPTRLRLADSRNLNVGKTHDLTTYWEKIDQGQQEVTMDISPSVSLQIPVMHFAAVVRSDIGTRVGTVVTRADLSWINSIFEESMATDSLMRNADINLLDKEGTILYSNTNPDGVLKEKYHDMKQLTYFAENDKVKYHLFGDKIYFYTLETGYLSYAGNNWILLIALPEDVVYEPIYDLRTQIAVTLALVILVASLIAFVVARLFAKPILSLTASAKEMGEGNLEAVPNIKTRDEIGKLAQSFGQMANKLKAKMREQDELNIELAAINERIESKYIQINEQKVEIELSKDQIEMQNSALGEAFKEIEKQNKSITSSIHYAERIQRSTLPEHNIFNKYFPHSFVLYKPRDIVSGDFYWFDEVTKDGKNYLVFAVGDCTGHGVPGGFMSMLGNNLLTTVVTIGGQIEPAIVLEEVDYDIRKVLHQDEHSENSQDGMEIAFCTVDLDTLKMKYSGAHRSLYFVRNGEFTEIKADRASLGGVSKIRKRKLQNLELTTHEIQLQKDDVFYLFSDGYKDQFGGELGRVFSSKRFKKLLYEIHQKPMQRQMEILDEEVMAWSKISDQKQTDDIIVLGVKVSDFV
- a CDS encoding M24 family metallopeptidase, whose protein sequence is MSLNTQNLSKTPLESLIEAEKKAIQLFSEIEKRNLIQTGKSEEQLSQEIYELANEMFGTTRHWHTRIVRAGINTLLPYYENPPLLRLQEDDILFLDLGPIFQEWEADLGRTYVIGNNPKKLKLKNDVESIWNECRNWYLDKIENEIQVTGAELYQKATDLANQNGWEFGGEIAGHIVGQFPHEKLEQEDKTLYIHPENHSSMLSKDKDGNTRNFILEIHLVDRELGIGGFYEQLLTGSYQ
- a CDS encoding UDP-2,3-diacylglucosamine diphosphatase, which gives rise to MKRKVEVVIISDVHLGTYGSKAVPLLDYLNSIEPKIVVLNGDIIDGWQFSRKYFPTSHVEVVKKILDWISKGTQLYYITGNHDEMMRKFVGFGVSNAKIVNKVVLQLDGKQAWVFHGDVFDVTMRHSKWIAKMGADGYGFLILLNKAVNSVLKKVGKGKISLSKQIKNSVKSAVKSKNNFETTAAEIAIQNGYDYVICGHIHQPIIKDIEIENEKVCYLNSGDWVENMTALEYNDKKWTLYVHKIDENLTEADLKIVSENPLTNEYLFEQLLKEFE
- a CDS encoding glycosyltransferase family protein codes for the protein MKNNHSKPRLLYALQATGNGHISRACELIPIFKKYADVDVLISGTSAELKLPFDVDYNFKGLSFTFGKNGGIDFIDTFKKVKFKPFIQAITSLSVEKYDIILSDFEPVSAWACKLKGKKCIGISNQEAIKLPNIPKPKHSDKVGDFVIKNYAPTSEGYGFHFLPLADTVFPPLVRSEIRNAVAETKEHYTIYLPAYDQKQLLKFCKHFFYIDWEIFSKHTDTEYRDENAHIRPVNKEKFTESLRTCKGFVCGAGFEAPAEALFLGKKLLIIPMKNQYEQHYNAAGLEAVGATILKNIKSKKYDKVEKWLKKENPKPIKFEYSAHRLVQTIIQNYYATQQTSSLKLEPLFLPSFELS